The Sedimentisphaera salicampi genome includes a region encoding these proteins:
- a CDS encoding DUF2179 domain-containing protein, producing the protein MTFEFDLFTHFVMPLLIFLSRVADVGLGTIRLIFITKGMKRLAPLVGFFEMLVWVLAMGVVMKNLNNPISYIAYAGGFAAGSYIGILLAEKMALGKVMLRVLIVENCQLLLEELQHEGYGFTVLDGRGAKGPVKIVFSVIKKKDLKKVIEFIDKHHPKAFYSVGDVGSVREGIFPTKYPTSFYRASLPYRLFRKGK; encoded by the coding sequence ATGACATTTGAATTTGATTTATTCACCCATTTTGTAATGCCGCTGCTGATTTTCCTCTCCCGCGTAGCGGATGTGGGGCTCGGCACGATACGTCTGATTTTCATAACCAAGGGCATGAAAAGGCTTGCTCCGCTGGTCGGCTTTTTCGAGATGCTGGTATGGGTTTTGGCGATGGGCGTAGTGATGAAGAATCTGAACAATCCGATTTCGTATATTGCTTATGCCGGCGGATTTGCTGCGGGCAGCTATATCGGCATCCTGCTTGCCGAGAAGATGGCTCTGGGGAAGGTGATGCTGCGTGTGCTGATTGTGGAAAACTGCCAGTTGCTGCTCGAAGAGCTGCAGCACGAAGGCTACGGATTCACCGTTTTAGACGGCCGGGGAGCAAAGGGGCCGGTGAAAATCGTATTCTCCGTGATAAAGAAGAAAGACCTCAAAAAGGTTATAGAGTTTATAGACAAACACCACCCAAAGGCGTTCTACAGCGTGGGAGATGTGGGCAGCGTGCGCGAGGGGATTTTCCCCACTAAATACCCAACATCATTCTACCGCGCCTCCCTGCCATACCGCCTCTTCAGGAAGGGAAAATAA
- a CDS encoding 4Fe-4S binding protein yields the protein MPAVIDKETCTGCGACVDACPVEAISLDDNGKAEVDADVCIDCGACVDECPVEAISME from the coding sequence ATGCCAGCAGTTATCGATAAAGAAACCTGCACGGGCTGCGGGGCGTGCGTGGATGCCTGCCCTGTTGAAGCGATCTCTCTGGACGACAACGGCAAGGCCGAAGTAGATGCGGATGTTTGCATCGACTGCGGTGCGTGCGTTGATGAGTGCCCGGTAGAGGCAATCTCGATGGAATAA